The sequence below is a genomic window from Henriciella marina DSM 19595.
CGTCTTTCAGGACTGCGAAGTTCCCGAAGAAAACATCATGGGCCCGCTGAACGGCGGCGTCGAAGTCTTGATGAGCGGTCTCGACTATGAGCGCGCCGTGCTGGCGGCCGGCCCGACCGGCATCATGCAGGCCTGTATGGATGTCGTTCTTCCCTACGTTCACGATCGCAAGCAGTTCGGCCAATCCATCGGCGAGTTTCAGCTCGTTCAGGGCAAGTTGGCTGACATGTATGTGCAGATGAATGCCGCCAAGGCCTATGTCTACACCGTCGCCAAAGCCTGCGACCGCGGCGAGACAGCCCGCAAGGATGCGGCTGGCGCGATCCTTTATGCTGCTGAGATGGCCACGAAGCTCGCGCTCGATGCAATCCAGCTACTTGGCGGCAATGGCTATATCAATGAGTACCCGACCGGCCGTCTCCTGCGCGATGCAAAGCTCTACGAGATCGGCGCCGGCACGTCAGAAATCCGCCGCTGGCTGATCGGACGAGAGCTTTTCAACGAAACGGCTTGAGTGCGACCTGGCAGCTAGATCACGGCCCGCAAGCGAGCATCTGACGTCTGGATGCTCAGAACCTGACCCATGGCGGAGATGAGCGAGCGCTCGTCGATGGGTTTAGACACATAGCCGTCAAAACCCATGTCCAGATACCGTTCGCGGTCGCCGGCCATACAGTCCGCCGTCAGTGCCAGCACCGGGATCAACCGGTTCGCACTGGACGACATGCGGAGGCGACGAAAGGCCTCTGCGCCGTCGAGGCCGGGCATGTGAATGTCCATGAGCACGATGTCGAATGGCTGCTGGGAAAGTTTCTCCAGCGCTTCATTGCCGTCGGCAGCCAGTGTGACTTCTACATCGTATTGATCGAGGAAAGTATTGGCGACACGGCGGTTGATGGCGTTGTCGTCCACAACAAGCGCGCGGCAGTCTGAAAGGCTGGTGCGGGGTTTCGGCTCTCTGATCTGTACGGCCTTGGTGGTGCCGGACCCATGAGGTGAAGAGATGTCCTGGGCCACGAATTCCAGCGTGAACACTGAGCCGCGCCCCTGCTCGCTAACCACAGAAACGTCGCCGCCCATCATTTGCGCCAGCTTGCGCGTTATGGAGAGGCCGAGACCTGTCCCGCCGAACTGGCGCGTGGTGGAGCCATCTTCCTGAGAAAAACTGTCGAAGATTTTCTGTTGTTTGTCGGGGGCAATGCCGCACCCCGTATCTGACACATGGATCGTCACGCGTTTGGTTTCAGGGTCTGTGCCGGGCGCACTGGAAACAACAATCATCACTTCGCCTTCAGCGGTGAATTTGATCGCGTTCGAGAGAAGATTGCCGATACACTGGCGCAGCCGGACCGGGTCGAAAATCAGGCTCGACGGCACGTCCGGATGAACAAAGAGGGTGAGCTTGATGCCCTTTTCGTTCGCGAGACTTTCATGGAGCTTGAACAGGCTACTGAGTTTGTGGCGAAGGTCGCTCGCAACAGGCGCAATTTCCAGTTTGCCCGCTTCGATCTTGGAGAGGTCGAGAATATCGTTGAGCAGCACCATCAGGGCGCGGCCTGAATCCAGAATGATCGAGACCTGCTCGCTCTGGACGGGGGTGAGGTCTGCCACGGCCAGCGTCTGCGCCATGCCAAGCACGCCGTTCAGCGGGGTCCGGATCTCGTGGCTCATATTGGCGAGGAATTCTGACTTCATGCGCGTTGCCTGTTCGGCCCTCTGAAGGGCATCGCGCAACTCATGTGCTGTGCGGCGTTCCTCGCGCACATCCTGAATGTGCGTAATGAAGATCGGTGTCGTCTCGCCCGGCAGGAAAGCTGTGTTCAGTGCGATAGAGACGCCTATCCGCTCTCCGGTGGAGGTCAGAATTTCGCTGTCCGAGGTGTGCTTAAAGACGCCGCCGCTTGCCATCTTGCGCTGAAGCTCTTCGCATCGGATCGCCTGGCCAGGCCCCATCAACAGGTCGATATGCTCGCCCTCAAATTCGCTGAACGAGCGCTCCGTCAAAGCCTCAAGCGCCTCGTTCATGTAAAGAAGGCGCCCTTCATGATCGGCAATCGCGATTCCGTGCAGAGCCTTGTCGCAGGCAAGCCGCAGCAATTCAGCGCGGGTTATCGCTTCGTCGCGCTCCTTGGCGATGTCGGTGATTTCGTGAGAACAACAAAGCACGCCGCGTTCGGTCGGGATGAGGCTGGTCTTGAGGACCTTGCTGAGCATTTTTGCCGCGCGCCCTTGGCTGGTCAGCAGTGTGCCGGGCTTGCCCGTCTCGATGCATTCGAGCACCGCCTTGACCATTTCGGAGCCGCGATAAGCAGGGTCGAACTCGAATATACGCATGCCGACGACGCTTCCCCCGTCTGGGAAGATCGATGCGTTCATCATTTCATTGGCGTCGATCCACTCCAGATCGACAATATTCCCGGCATCGTCCCTGACAGGAGCCGTCTCGCAGACCAGTATCGGCAGTTTGTCAAAGAGGCTCGCACGCATCAGCACATCACTCCATTATGGGGCATTACTTCTGCGTAAGTTTTGACGCTCTATGCTTAATATTGGATTGATCAACCTGTTGCAGCTATTGCAGTTTCCGCTGATTGGAGGGGCCTTTTCGAGCACAGGGACCTCCTGACATATTGTCGTCGCGAACCTCCGTCATAGTTATTCGTTCTATGACGAGGTCATGAAGCGGCAACAAAGGACGCCACATGCTTTCAGAAAGCCAGCCCGGTGCACAAGACAGCGGGCAACAGCTTCTCAGCCAGTATCTCGACATGCGCGCCTATTCGCGGGCGTTAGCGTTTCCCCTGTCCGACGCCGATGCCACCGTGCAGTCGATGGAAGATGCGAGCCCGGCAAAATGGCATCTGGCGCACGTCACATGGTTCGTCGAGTGCTTTATCCTGAAACCGCATCTTGGCGGCTATGAAGAATTCGACGCTGACTTTGAGTATGTGTTCAACTCGTATTATGACGCGATCGGGGATCGTCATCCGCGCCCGAGACGCGGCATGCTGACCCGTCCATCGCTTGAGCATGTGATGGCGTACCGTGCACATGTCGATGCCGGTGTAGAAAAACTCCTGTCTGACCCGCCGTCGCCGGAGGTTTCAGAGCTTGTCACCCTCGGCATCCATCACGAGCAGCAGCATCAGGAGCTGTTCCTCACCGACATCCTTCACCTCTTCAGCCAGAACCCGCTCAAGCCCGCCTACCGTCCGTCAGAGCCGCGGCTACTGAACGGGACAGCCAAGGCGCTCGACTGGCATCGCTTTGACGGCGGCCTGGTCGAGATCGGTCATGATGGCGATGGCTTTCACTATGATTGCGAGGGGCCACGGCACAGACAGTATCTTGAGCCGTTCGAACTTGCAGGCCGGGCGGTCACCAATCGCGAGTGGATCGCTTTTATCGAAGACGGCGGCTACAGCGCGCCAAGGCACTGGCTCTCCGACGGATGGGCCTGCGTTCAGTCCAAGGGCTGGCAAGCGCCGCTCTATTGGTACAAGCACGACGGCGCGTGGTGGACGATGACGCTTCGCGGGGCGCAGCCCGTCGACCCTGAAGCACCTGTCTGCCATGTCAGCTATTACGAAGCAGATGCCTATGCGAGCTGGGTTGGCGCCCGTCTGCCGAGCGAGGCCGAATGGGAAATTGCCGCGCGCGGCATCGGCACGGATGGCAATGACGCTGGAACGGGCCGTCTCAGTCCCGGCCTCCAGAGCGATGCCGGTCTTGCTGGTATGTTCGGCGATGTCTGGGAATGGACGCGAAGCGCTTTTCTTCCCTATCCGGGCTTTCAGGCACCAGACGGCGCGGTCGGTGAGTACAATGGCAAGTTCATGAGCGGCCAGATGGTGCTGCGGGGTGGCTCCTGCGTAACCCCGCCTGACCATGTCCGAGCAACCTATAGAAACTTTTTCCACCCCGATAAGCGCTGGCAGTTCTGCGGCGTCAGACTGGCGAGAGATGCATGATGGACGGTGAAGGGTCAGACCCGTTTCGAAACGACGTGATTTCCGGCCTGTCGCGGAAGCCAAAGTCGCTCCCCAGCCGGTGGCTGTATGACGAGAAGGGGTCGGCCCTGTTCGACGAGATCACCGAGCTTCCGGAGTATTACCCCACCCGCACCGAGCTGAAGATCCTGCGCAACAAGGCAGGCGAGATGGCTGAGGCGATCGGCCCGCACGCGGTCATCATCGAGTATGGCGCCGGTTCGCTGCTGAAGGTCCGCATCCTGCTCGACGCGCTTGATCGTCCTCGCGCCTTCGTGCCGGTCGACATCTCTGCCAGCCATCTTCATGCGGCGGCGGAGGGGCTCAATGAAGACTATCCGGAGCTGATCGTCGACCCGATTGCGTCGGACTTCATGGCCAACAATCTCGGCGAGGCGCTGCCCGAGACGCCCGGACGCAATGTCGGCTTCTTTCCAGGCTCGACGGTTGGCAACCTGTCAGACGCGGAGATCAAGCGCTTCCTGTCGAATGTCCGCAGCGATCTCGGCGATACATCCTGTTTCATCATCGGCGTCGACCAGCCGAAGTCACCCGACATTCTCATTCCGGCCTATGACGATGCACAAGGCGTGACAGCGGCCTTCAATCTGAACCTCCTGACCCGCATCAACCGCGAACTCAAAGGTGATTTCGATCCGGGCGCGTTCGAGCACGAGGCACGATGGAACGCCGAGGACAGCCGGATCGAGATGCACCTGAGAAGCCTGAAGCGTCAGCGCGTGCGCGTGGCCGGGGAGGTGTTCGATTTCGAACAGGGTGAGACGATCCACACCGAGAACTCCCGCAAGATCGCGCTCGATCGATTCGAGGCGATGGCGGCGGGCTGCGGATGGACGCTGAAGCGGACCTGGAAGGATGAGGACGGACTGTTCGCGGTCCTGTTACTGGAAGCCAGCTGAGGACGCGAAGGGGAGGGGAATTGATCGATATCCGCATCGCGACGGCGAAGGACGGGCCTGCTGTGGCGGATATCTATCGCCCCTTGGTGCTGGATACGACCATCTCCTTCGAAACCGACCCTCCTGATGGCGATCAGATGGCCCAGCGTATCTCGTCGACGCTGGAGACACACCCCTGGCTGATTGCGGCAGAAGCGGGCGCGGTCATCGCCTATGCGAACGCGTCGGCACACCGCTCGCGCGCCGCCTATCAATGGTCCTGCGACGTCACCATCTACACGGCCAACCATGTGCGCCGGTCAGGCGTCGCCCGGGCTCTCTATGCCAGGCTCCTCGTTTTGCTGGAGCAACAGGGCTTTGTTTCCGCCTTTGCGGGGATTGCCCTGCCGAACGACCCGAGCATTGGATTTCATGAGGCGCTTGGCTTCGAACACCTGGGGACCTATCGCGAGGTCGGTTACAAGCTGGGCGGCTGGCGGGATGTTGGATGGTGGCGCCGGCCGCTGGCGGCTCCGACGTCACATCCCGACCCGCCCCTTGCCTTCGCCGACCTGCTGGAGCGAGGCGGGCCAGCATGACCCTCGCCGAGTACAATGATTTCTGCGCCTACCTGCCTCACACGACTCACGTCGTTCAGTGGGGCGGCAGCCATGTCTGGAAGATTGGCGGCAAGGTCTTCGCGATCGCAGGGGGAAATAGCGACAGCGATTTTCGCTGTAGTTTCAAAGTGTCAGAGCTTGCCTTTGATATTCTGAAAGAACAGCCTGGCTGTCAGGGTGCGCCACATCTCGCCTCGCGCGGAATGAAGTGGATCCAGCGGTTTTCAGATGAGGCGGTCGATGACGATGCCTTGCGAGACTACCTGCGCGAAAGCTACCGGCTCGTCTCGCGTGGGCTCACGAAAAAGCTGCAAAGAGAGCTCGGATTGAACCAGTCCTGACCAGTCGATAACGGAACTTGGCCACCGACGTCCCGTTGCATTTTCCATAGATTTTTTGAACGAGACGGAAGGACGAGAGCATGACCCTCACCACAAAGCATTTCGGCGTCGAAATCCCTGCCATTGGTTTTGGCACCTGGAAGCTGAAGAAAGAAACGGCGCAGGAGTGCGTGGCGAAGGCCATCGAGTCTGGCTACCGCATGATCGACACCGCGCAGGCCTATGAGAATGAGAAGGATGTTGGCCGCGGCATCAAGGACGCGCAGCTACCGCGTGAGGACCTCTGGGTAACGACCAAGGTCTGGCTGTCCGAGTTCAAGGACGGCGACCTTCAGAAATCCGTCGAGAAGAGTGTCTCAAAGCTCGGCACGGACTATGCCGATCTCATCCTCCTTCACTGGCCGAGCAAGGATGTTCCTCTGGACGAAACACTGGGTGCCTTGAACGAGGTCCGCGAGAAGGGCCTTACCAAGCATATTGGCGTGTCGAACTTTACCGTGGATCAGCTGGGTGAGGCGGTGAAGCTTTCCAAAGCGCCGATCCTGACAAATCAGGTCGAGTACCACCCCTTCATCGACCAGACCCCGGTCCTGGAAGCAGCCCATGCCATCGGGACGTCAGTCACCTCCTATTCGCCGCTCGCGCAGGGGCAGGTTTTTGACAGCGATGTTCTAAAGGAAATTGGCGAAGCGCATGGCAAGACACCTGCGCAGGTGACGATCCGCTGGTTTACCCAGCAGCCCGGCGTCATCACCATTCCGCGTTCATCGTCGCCCGAGCACCTTCGTCAGAATAATGACGTTCACGACTTCGAACTTTCGGCTGACGAAATGGGCCGCATTACTGCGCTCAAGGCGAACAATAAGCGTCTGATCGATCCGAGCTGGGCCCCGGAATGGGACAGCGCAGCCTAGGTCTTGTCGCTGGCTGGTGCGGTCAGACTTTTGCGAGTTTGACGCCGCGCTGGCTGGCTCCGACGGGCCCGCCCGATCCATAGCAGAACTCGTGAAGGGACCCGCCAGCCAGGGCTTTTTGCGCGGCGTTGTAACCAGCTTCCACAGCTTCTTCATAGGCTGTCCAGTCGCGAAGTTCGATGTCGCGCAACTCTGGCAGGATGAGCGTGTCGACGAGATCCCTGCCAGCCGTCGGGTTTACGCTCAGCGTGGCTGACCGCATCAGCAGGCCCGCGATCGGCGGCGCAGACGAGAAACCGTGCCGCCAGACCCATTGGAAAAAGTTTGGCGGACTGACGAAATCCTCTGCATTCAGCCCCTCGGGTGCGCGGGCGACATCAGAGCCGATCACGACGCCGCGATGGAGCTCTCGCATGACATCGGTTGGAAAATTATTGAGCACCGCGCCATCGACCAGGACTTCGCCATCGTGCACCACCGGTGGCAGAATACCGGGGAGCGAAATTGTCGCTCGAAGTGCGGTTCGTAAATTGCCTCGCCGGTGAACGCGGTACGTACCATCTGTCAGATTGGTCGAGACGGCAAAGAACGGAATGCTGAGATCACCGATATCTACATCACCAAAGTGCTCTTCCAGCCGCCGGTTCACCCGCTTGCCCTTCACCATGGCGATCACCGGCAGGTTATAGTCCCCCAGGGGGTTGGACTCGACGAACGCCTTGCGGATGCGGTGCTCGATCTCTTCGTCCGGCCAGCCCATAGCGACACAAGCGGCAACCACCGCGCCCATGGAGGCGCCGCCGGCAAAATCGATCGGCAGACCCGCTTCACGAATAGCTTTGATCACTCCGATATGAGCATAGGCCCGCGCGCCGCCGCCTGACAGTATGAGACCGATGGATCGTCCAGCCATGACCCGCGCCAGGCGGTCACAGCCTTCTGTGTCCACCCCCGTCCAGTGAAAGAGGCGCGCGGCACCCGAAGCGTCCAGCCAGTCTGACGGGCTCGACGCTTCCCGCTCTGTACTGTGGTGAAGAAGCACGATGTCCACCAGCTGGAGCGAACGAGCTGGAGAGTCGTATGACGGCATGAGCGGGTTGGATGGCCGGGCGTCGGCCCTACCGAAGACCCACACGCGGTCTGCCTGCCGCGTGGAGAGGCGAAACCATGAGGAGTCGCCCACTGAGGTGACCAGCATGACAATGTCATTATTGGCTTCGAGTTCGTCGAAGAAGCCGCTCGACTTGTCCCGGCCTTCCGCCTCATCGATGATGCGGCATGACATGTTGAAGCGTTTCAGGGCTTTCTGGAGCGCCTCCGCACGTAGCTGGAGGTCGATCGTCGGCGAGGTCGCAACCAGAGCGAAAACCTTTGGCGCATTGCGCCTGTTCGGCTTTCGGCCTTCACGAAGGCGCGACAGCATGATCTGGATCATTGAGGTCAGGATGTCGGGGTCGGCCTTGATGATCCGCTCAAACCCCTTGCGGGAAATTTCGAGAATCTCCGCATCGCGCAGCGCATAGACAGAGCTGGTATGGGGCGCATTGTCAGCAATGCCGTCGCCGTCTGCGTCAATGGCGCCTTCGAAGAGCGCCATTTCGCCGACCGGTTCACCGGCACGGATGTGCCCGATAAAATCAGACCGGCCATCTGGCATGGTGCGAAACGCGCCAAGCGAACCGGACAATACGAAATAGATCGATTCCGAGATGTCGCCTGCCTTGAAGAGATCCCATCCGGCCGGCAGCGCAAACCATTTTGCCTCGCGCCCGGCCGCCTTGAGGGCGCGTTTCGGCACGTCCCCCAGGAAGGGGATCGATTTCAGGGTTGGGGCAATATCGAGACTCATTTTTCCCAGTGTGTGCCTTCGCTTGGGCTCTGAAAAGGTCTTTGTTCGGCGAAGTTATGACAGAAAAGATTGTCTACACTGTTACCGCCGCGGGATGACATTGCCCGCAACGGGCGATAGGTCTGCAAGAAACAGTCTCCAGGAGGGCCAATGCCCGTATTGAAAACCACGCTCGATACATCTGGCGAAAAATTCTCGTCGAACAGGCAGGCCATGGAAGCCCTGCTTGAGGAGCTGAGCGAAAAGACCGCAGGCGCCGCGCTTGGCGGTCCCGAACGGTCCCGTCAGCGTCATACAGAGCGTGGCAAATTACTGCCGCGCGAACGGGTTGAACGCCTTCTGGACCCCGGCGCGCCCTTCCTGGAAATTGGCGCGCTGGCGGCAAATGGCATGTATGATGATGAGGCCCCGGGCGCCGGTATCATCACGGGTGTTGGCCGGGTCGAGGGCCGCGAATGCATGATCGTCTGCAATGATGCGACGGTGAAAGGCGGCGCCTATTTTCCGATGACGGTGAAAAAGCATTTGCGCGCGCAGGAAATCGCCGAGCAGAACCGGTTGCCTTGTATCTATCTGGTCGATAGCGGCGGCGCCAACCTGCCGCACCAGGCAGAGGTCTTTCCGGACCGTGAGCACTTCGGCCGCATCTTCTACAATCAGGCGCAGATGAGCGCGAAGGGCATCCCGCAGATCGCATCGGTGATGGGTTCGTGCACAGCGGGCGGGGCCTATGTCCCGGCCATGTCTGACGAGACGATCATCGTGCGCAAGCAGGGCACGATCTTCCTCGGTGGTCCGCCTCTGGTGAAGGCTGCCACGGGTGAAGAGATTTCAGCCGAAGATCTTGGCGGGGCAGATGTTCATGCCCGCAAGTCCGGTGTGGCGGATCATTATGCGGCGAGCGATGAGCATGCCCTCGCAATCGTGCGCTCAATCGTCCGCACGCTGCATCAGCCAAAGCCCGACACGGTTGGCTATGCCGATCCGCGCGACCCACTTTATGATCCGCGCGAGCTTCATGGCCTTGTGCCACGCGATGTCCGTGAGCCCTATGACGCGCGTGAGGTGATCGCCCGTGTCGTTGACGGGTCGGAGTTTCATGAGTTCAAGCAGCTTTACGGCGAAACGCTGGTCTGCGGCTTTGCGCATATTTATGGCATGCCGGTCGCGATCCTCGCCAATAATGGCATTCTCTTCTCAGAGAGCGCGCAGAAGGCGGCACACTTCATTGAGCTGGCCGACCAGCGCCGCACACCGCTTATCTTCCTGCAGAACATCACCGGCTTCATGGTCGGCTCGAAATATGAAGCCGGCGGCATTGCCAAGGACGGCGCCAAGATGGTGACGGCGGTTGCGACCGCATCTGTGCCAAAGCTGACGGTGGTCACCGGCGGCAGTTTCGGGGCTGGCAATTATGGCATGTGCGGGCGCGCCTATAGCCCGCGCTTCATGTTCATGTGGCCGAACGCCCGTATCTCTGTGATGGGCGGCGAGCAGGCCGCGTCAGTGCTGGCAACAGTCCGCCGCGATGGGATGGAGCGGCGCGGGGAGGAATGGAGCGCCGAGGACGAAGAGGCCTTCAAGGCGCCGGTGCGCGACGCCTATGAGGCTGAAGGCAGCCCTTACTACTCCACAGCGCGTCTCTGGGACGATGGCATCATTGACCCGGCTGACACGCGCCGCGTCCTGGCGCTGTCGCTCTCTGCTGCGCTGAACGCTCCGCTAGGCGAGCGCGGCTTTGGCCTCTTCAGAATGTAACTTTCGCGACTTTCCAAAGCTTAATGAACGTCGCAAGTGCCAGATAAAAATGACGAATTTTTGGGTATAGACCCTTGGGCTAGCTTGATGACGACTTTTTCACGCATCCGGCCAGCGGGGCTGCGCGTCTCCTTCCTGCATCTCAGAGAGAGATCGCAAAACAAGGAGTGAGTTATGAAACGCTTTGCAATTATCCTCGCCGGTGCCGCAGCAGCTGGTACTTTCGCCGCATCCGCTGGTGAAATGAGCGCCTTCGGCGACGTCGATACCGATACGAGCGGCACCATTTCACAGGAAGAATTCGTGACCTGGAAAACCGCCGATGGTGATGTGACCGCGCAGGAAGCCACCGAGAAATTCACCATGGTGGACGCCGACTATAATGGCGAGATCAGTGAGGCCGAGTATGAAGATGCCAAGGCCGAGTGGTCCGAAGAAAAAGAAGCGAGCGACATGACGGGCGAAACCGACATGGAAGCCGACACGGACATTGAAACCGATACTGAGCTGGACACAGACTACTAGTACCGGTCCATCTTGAAATCGAGCGAGGGGCCTGCAGCCGCAGGCCCCTTTTGCTTGCAAGCTTGCGGCAGTCGTGCCACCCGGACACGCGGTTGCCGCGTGTGGAGTAGAAGGCCCTGACTACGAACCGATTTGATCTTTTGCGTCTTCTGTTCGCGTCTGGTGTCGTCATCTTTCATGCCGTCGCCCTGACCGCGATCGCGCCGCGCTCGCCGCTGGAGCTCGCGCTCGGCGACCTTGCCGAACTCTCCATACAAGGCTTTTTCATTGTCTCGGGCGCGCTGGTCTTCGGCTCTCTTCAGCGCTCTGGTGGTCTTGGCGATTATGCCGAGAAGCGGGTGCGGCGGCTCTATCCGGCCTATGTCGTGATCATCCTGCTTCCGGCGCTCGCAAGCCTCATTATCGCTGGCCCGGAGGCTATTGCGGGAATCCTGCGCTATCTGGGCGCCAATCTCGTTTTCCTGAACTTCCTCGCCCCGGACCTGCCTGGACTTTTTGAGGGTCAGCGGTTTGAGGCCGTCAATGGCGCGCTCTGGACGCTCAAGATCGAGGTGATGTTCTATCTGGCCCTGCCGGTCATCGCGTTCTTTATGCGCAAGGCCGGCAAGGAGTGGTGGGCTGTTTTGGTGCTGCTCTATGTGGGCGGCGAAGCCTGGCGGCTCTTGCTGCCACCCATCATCGCGTCGTCGGGTGCGTCAGATACAATCGTTACGCTCACCCCAGAACTCGCGCGTCAACTACCGGGCCAGATGGCCTTCTTTGCGAGCGGTATGGCGCTCTGGTCAGTCTGGGACCGGGCCAAAACCCGCCCCGGCATGTTCGGGCTGGCGGGTCTGGCCATCTTTGTGTTTTCCTGGCTCCATCCTCTGCTGGAGCCCCTGCGTGCGGCCGGACTTGCAGGCCTCATTGCCTGGGTCGCCTTCGCGCCGGGCCCTGTTCTCAACGCCGC
It includes:
- a CDS encoding acyltransferase family protein, giving the protein MRLLFASGVVIFHAVALTAIAPRSPLELALGDLAELSIQGFFIVSGALVFGSLQRSGGLGDYAEKRVRRLYPAYVVIILLPALASLIIAGPEAIAGILRYLGANLVFLNFLAPDLPGLFEGQRFEAVNGALWTLKIEVMFYLALPVIAFFMRKAGKEWWAVLVLLYVGGEAWRLLLPPIIASSGASDTIVTLTPELARQLPGQMAFFASGMALWSVWDRAKTRPGMFGLAGLAIFVFSWLHPLLEPLRAAGLAGLIAWVAFAPGPVLNAARYGDISYGLYITHFPILQALIMMGLFAATGLAIGFLIAGGLTLAASFALWWAVEKPALRRDSHYRQAAKDG